In Kitasatospora gansuensis, a genomic segment contains:
- a CDS encoding class I SAM-dependent methyltransferase — translation MTTASAVEIQASTLAGYADASRLRQVLDRDWVLDQVTGSPETLIDLGSGIGQLLETALDRHPTLRLAVGLERSEHRIAEAAERLSRFPGRTALHQADLTDPQPLPLKADVVTMTSVLHWLYPVEDRIFSWVADRLTPDGSFLLTTYHPARDAFGLGGEDELVRAALIATGVELTDVPKVFERGEVLPIGTRTRPAEELDALLARYFTVDSYLERDAVVTVEDATQYEHFHAATFGDYYSRLVPPALRAEFFRAIGETAQRRQDELGWVSHMPVRLWRLRPLQV, via the coding sequence GTGACCACCGCGTCCGCCGTCGAGATCCAGGCCAGCACACTGGCCGGCTACGCCGACGCCAGCCGACTGCGCCAAGTCCTCGACCGGGACTGGGTGCTGGACCAGGTGACCGGCAGCCCCGAGACCCTGATCGACCTCGGCAGCGGCATCGGCCAACTGCTGGAGACCGCCCTGGACCGGCACCCGACCCTGCGGCTCGCCGTCGGCCTGGAGCGCTCCGAGCACCGGATCGCCGAGGCCGCCGAGCGGCTGAGCCGCTTCCCCGGCCGGACCGCCCTGCACCAGGCCGATCTGACGGACCCGCAGCCACTGCCGCTGAAGGCCGACGTGGTCACCATGACCTCCGTCCTGCACTGGCTGTACCCCGTGGAGGACCGGATCTTCTCCTGGGTGGCCGACCGGCTCACCCCCGACGGCAGCTTCCTGCTCACCACCTACCACCCGGCCCGGGACGCGTTCGGGCTCGGCGGCGAGGACGAGCTGGTGCGGGCCGCCCTGATCGCCACCGGTGTCGAACTCACCGACGTACCAAAGGTGTTCGAGCGCGGCGAGGTGCTGCCGATCGGCACCAGGACCAGGCCGGCCGAGGAGCTCGACGCGCTGCTGGCCCGGTACTTCACGGTGGACTCGTACCTGGAGCGGGACGCGGTGGTCACCGTCGAGGACGCCACCCAGTACGAGCACTTCCACGCCGCCACCTTCGGCGACTACTACAGCCGGCTGGTGCCGCCCGCGCTGCGGGCCGAGTTCTTCCGGGCGATCGGCGAGACCGCGCAGCGGCGGCAGGACGAACTCGGCTGGGTGAGCCACATGCCCGTCCGGCTCTGGCGGCTCAGGCCGCTCCAGGTCTGA
- a CDS encoding helix-turn-helix transcriptional regulator: MSTPLVSQELGAFLRAHREQLKPADVGLRSTARRRTPGLRREEVASLSGVGLAWYTWLEQGRVTASRQVLEAVTRALQLDAAGLRHAMRLAGYHEPAGPAPVDGGLAAAVQPVLDSWPLSPAVLLDRHFDLLGWNTPWSALWGPPEAVPADRRNLMWLMAADQRLRTVLHDWEPLAMNVFQHFRAQAGPALADPRTGEVYRHLDEDAPELRHWWGCHSVAELTARAVLVEPAGIGPVRLTLSSFHPVDDPSALVLLFTPAGAEDRARMTSLAAHPLRSVPTREAG; the protein is encoded by the coding sequence ATGTCAACTCCCCTCGTCAGCCAGGAACTCGGCGCCTTCCTGCGGGCCCACCGCGAGCAGCTCAAGCCCGCGGACGTCGGTCTGAGATCCACCGCCCGGCGCCGCACCCCTGGCCTGCGGCGGGAGGAGGTGGCCTCGCTCTCGGGGGTCGGACTGGCCTGGTACACCTGGCTGGAGCAGGGCCGGGTGACCGCCTCCCGACAGGTCCTGGAGGCGGTCACCCGGGCCCTGCAACTGGACGCCGCCGGCCTGCGGCACGCCATGCGGCTGGCCGGCTACCACGAGCCGGCCGGTCCCGCCCCGGTGGACGGCGGCCTGGCCGCCGCCGTCCAACCCGTGCTGGACTCCTGGCCGTTGAGCCCGGCGGTGCTGCTCGACCGGCACTTCGACCTGCTCGGCTGGAACACGCCCTGGTCCGCGCTCTGGGGCCCGCCCGAGGCGGTGCCCGCCGACCGGCGGAACCTGATGTGGCTGATGGCCGCCGACCAGCGGCTGCGGACGGTCCTGCACGACTGGGAGCCGCTGGCGATGAACGTCTTCCAGCACTTCCGCGCCCAGGCCGGACCCGCCCTCGCCGACCCGCGCACCGGCGAGGTCTACCGGCATCTGGACGAGGACGCGCCCGAGCTCCGGCACTGGTGGGGCTGCCACTCGGTGGCCGAACTCACCGCCCGGGCCGTGCTGGTGGAGCCCGCCGGGATCGGCCCGGTCCGGCTCACCCTCTCCTCGTTCCACCCGGTGGACGACCCGTCGGCGCTGGTGCTCCTGTTCACCCCGGCCGGTGCCGAGGACCGGGCCCGGATGACCTCGCTGGCCGCTCACCCGCTGCGGTCCGTACCCACCCGCGAAGCGGGCTGA
- a CDS encoding MFS transporter, with amino-acid sequence MTSVSEAPTVTFDRLRYAGVFVLLFLFGTETFLISPLLPTIAESIAVSESAAAASVTAYVLVYAVFAPFLGLLSDRFGRRRALVAGTVLFVLSNAGAALSSDLTTLVLSRGLAGLAAAAAGPAIWAHIAETAPDAVRGRALGLGMALFSTGQVLGVPLGGLLAGAAGWRSAFWALTVGTAAALPLLLRQVPAQDGADAVGAAPGGSVKALLAGWGDPVLRRALLVNTVFSAANLGAFTFLGAVLVQRFDLSVEALGLVGVLVGAGSIAGSLLGGRLGDRARAAGRNNLPLLALWGVLLAVGIALTVRGPGLVVALAGVVVWFVASGGFVTDQQTLAGTVAPELRATSSAWLTSTMYAGTGLGAWAVGSFSDVGDGTLLVGAVLALVAALGGLLVSAGLRRN; translated from the coding sequence ATGACCAGCGTCTCCGAGGCGCCAACCGTGACCTTCGACCGCCTGCGCTATGCGGGTGTGTTCGTCTTGCTGTTCCTGTTCGGGACCGAGACGTTTCTGATCTCGCCGCTGTTGCCGACCATTGCCGAGTCGATCGCGGTCAGCGAGTCGGCGGCGGCCGCGAGCGTGACGGCGTACGTGCTGGTGTACGCGGTGTTCGCGCCGTTCCTCGGTCTGCTGAGTGACCGGTTCGGGCGGCGGCGGGCGTTGGTGGCGGGGACGGTGCTGTTCGTGCTGTCGAACGCCGGGGCGGCGCTGTCGAGTGATCTGACCACGCTGGTGCTCTCCCGGGGGCTGGCCGGGCTGGCGGCTGCGGCGGCCGGGCCGGCGATCTGGGCGCACATCGCCGAGACGGCGCCGGATGCGGTCCGGGGGCGGGCGCTCGGGCTCGGGATGGCGTTGTTCTCCACCGGGCAGGTGCTCGGGGTGCCGTTGGGTGGGCTGTTGGCGGGGGCCGCGGGGTGGCGGTCGGCGTTCTGGGCGCTGACGGTGGGGACGGCGGCGGCGCTGCCGCTGCTGCTGCGTCAGGTCCCGGCGCAGGACGGTGCGGACGCCGTCGGGGCCGCGCCGGGCGGGTCGGTCAAGGCGCTGCTGGCGGGCTGGGGTGACCCGGTGCTGCGGCGGGCGCTGCTGGTGAACACCGTGTTCAGTGCGGCCAACCTGGGGGCGTTCACCTTCCTCGGGGCGGTGCTGGTGCAGCGTTTCGACCTGTCGGTGGAGGCGCTGGGGCTGGTCGGCGTCCTGGTCGGCGCGGGCAGCATCGCCGGTTCGCTGCTGGGCGGTCGGCTCGGCGACCGGGCCAGGGCGGCCGGTCGGAACAACCTGCCACTGCTGGCGCTCTGGGGTGTCCTGCTGGCGGTCGGCATCGCGCTGACGGTGCGTGGTCCCGGGCTGGTGGTCGCGCTCGCCGGGGTGGTGGTCTGGTTCGTCGCCAGCGGCGGGTTCGTGACGGACCAGCAGACGCTGGCCGGCACCGTCGCGCCCGAACTGCGGGCCACCTCCAGCGCCTGGCTGACCTCCACCATGTACGCGGGGACCGGGCTCGGCGCCTGGGCAGTCGGCTCGTTCTCGGACGTCGGGGACGGCACCCTGCTGGTCGGCGCCGTCCTGGCGCTGGTCGCGGCGCTCGGCGGACTGCTGGTCAGCGCGGGCCTGCGGCGCAACTGA
- a CDS encoding 4-hydroxyphenylacetate 3-hydroxylase family protein, producing the protein MTLLDTPALGRGLLTGERYLAELDDGRELYLDGRRVDNPAEHPAFRPAAEELARLLDLQHDPAHRDLLTWQDPDTGQRIARAYQPPRTLEDLRLQRRSAEFWHAEALGQHGRSPAFMASIALGVYDFRHQLASSDARFGANAEAWYRHVSSNDLVLSHALGDPQIDRSADPVDDPDLALRVLEENEHGIVVRGAKQLTTLAPLAQEVLVYLSASFTQRRGEQFVVWFALPLNTPGLLTLCREPLGSSPWGHAHPLGARFDEQDAMLFFDDVLVPWDRVFLLRDGELARKGLGRINAWSAYIGHVRYRERLRTLLATATLVAESIGVDGFRNVQEDLGRLAGYAELTEYFLDAAEARAKVTDSGLLAPGDTAASRVWSAEVAASAVEIVRKIGASGLLMQPTAGDLANPRLRPHLDRYMRGRGIDAEHKSRLFRLAWELTGDGFGQRQDLYEYVHRGDLTRNRINIYHRYDQSSVRERLLQLIDTPAPEEAQQ; encoded by the coding sequence ATGACCCTGCTGGACACGCCCGCCCTCGGACGGGGCCTGCTCACGGGCGAGCGGTACCTGGCCGAACTCGACGACGGCCGCGAGCTCTACCTCGACGGCCGCCGTGTCGACAACCCCGCCGAACACCCCGCCTTCCGGCCCGCCGCCGAGGAGCTCGCCCGGCTGCTCGACCTCCAGCACGACCCGGCCCACCGGGACCTGCTGACCTGGCAGGACCCGGACACCGGGCAGCGGATCGCCCGCGCGTACCAGCCGCCGCGCACCCTGGAGGACCTCCGGCTGCAGCGCCGCAGCGCCGAGTTCTGGCACGCCGAGGCGCTCGGCCAGCACGGCCGCTCCCCGGCCTTCATGGCCTCGATCGCGCTCGGCGTGTACGACTTCCGGCACCAACTGGCAAGCAGCGACGCCCGGTTCGGCGCCAATGCGGAGGCCTGGTACCGGCACGTGTCGAGCAACGACCTGGTGCTCTCGCACGCCCTCGGCGACCCGCAGATCGACCGCTCGGCCGACCCGGTGGACGACCCCGATCTCGCGCTGCGGGTGCTGGAGGAGAACGAGCACGGCATCGTGGTGCGCGGCGCCAAGCAGCTCACCACGCTGGCGCCGCTGGCCCAGGAGGTGCTGGTCTACCTGTCGGCCTCGTTCACCCAGCGGCGCGGCGAGCAGTTCGTGGTCTGGTTCGCGCTGCCGCTGAACACCCCCGGCCTGCTCACCCTCTGCCGGGAGCCGCTCGGCAGCTCCCCGTGGGGCCACGCCCACCCGCTCGGCGCCCGGTTCGACGAGCAGGACGCGATGCTGTTCTTCGACGACGTCCTGGTCCCCTGGGACCGCGTCTTCCTGCTCAGGGACGGCGAGTTGGCCCGAAAGGGTCTGGGCCGGATCAACGCCTGGAGCGCGTACATCGGCCACGTCCGCTACCGCGAACGGCTGCGCACCCTGCTGGCCACCGCGACCCTGGTGGCCGAGTCGATCGGCGTGGACGGCTTCCGCAACGTCCAGGAGGACCTGGGGCGGCTGGCCGGGTACGCCGAACTCACCGAGTACTTCCTGGACGCCGCCGAGGCCCGGGCCAAGGTCACCGACAGCGGACTGCTGGCGCCCGGCGACACCGCCGCCAGCCGGGTCTGGTCGGCCGAGGTCGCGGCGAGCGCGGTCGAGATCGTCCGCAAGATCGGTGCCTCCGGACTGCTGATGCAGCCCACCGCGGGCGACCTGGCCAACCCCCGGCTGCGCCCGCACCTGGACCGCTACATGCGCGGGCGCGGCATCGACGCCGAGCACAAGTCCCGGCTGTTCCGGCTGGCCTGGGAGCTGACCGGGGACGGCTTCGGCCAGCGGCAGGACCTCTACGAGTACGTCCATCGGGGCGATCTGACCCGCAACCGGATCAACATCTACCACCGCTACGACCAGAGCAGCGTCCGTGAGCGGCTGCTGCAGCTCATCGACACCCCCGCTCCCGAGGAGGCCCAGCAGTGA
- a CDS encoding flavin reductase family protein yields MSRPRQSDALRAAARHWTTGVAVLTARDGDEVFAKTVSSFTTLSLDPPLISVAVAAHSPLAAAVRKEGRYAVSVLAAGQQAVGRRFATPGAGRALGMFTTVPMHAEVTGAPVLDHCLAWFDCRLQAALPGGDHALLIGEVLAVDGSPGAPLLYHDGQYRELAADHAMTSTGANA; encoded by the coding sequence ATGAGCCGGCCGCGGCAGTCGGACGCCCTCCGGGCCGCCGCCCGCCACTGGACCACCGGCGTCGCGGTGCTCACCGCCCGGGACGGTGACGAGGTGTTCGCCAAGACCGTCTCCTCCTTCACCACCCTCTCCCTGGACCCGCCGCTGATCAGCGTCGCGGTGGCCGCGCACAGCCCGTTGGCCGCCGCCGTCCGCAAGGAGGGCCGGTACGCGGTATCCGTGCTGGCGGCGGGTCAGCAGGCGGTCGGCCGCCGGTTCGCCACCCCCGGTGCGGGCCGCGCGCTCGGGATGTTCACCACCGTCCCGATGCACGCCGAGGTGACCGGAGCTCCGGTCCTCGACCACTGCCTGGCCTGGTTCGACTGCCGGCTCCAGGCCGCGCTGCCCGGCGGCGACCACGCCCTGCTGATCGGCGAGGTGCTGGCCGTGGACGGCAGCCCGGGCGCACCCCTGCTCTACCACGACGGCCAGTACCGCGAGTTGGCCGCAGACCACGCCATGACCTCGACAGGAGCCAACGCATGA